One part of the Alligator mississippiensis isolate rAllMis1 chromosome 3, rAllMis1, whole genome shotgun sequence genome encodes these proteins:
- the LOC109285026 gene encoding B-cell differentiation antigen CD72-like, which yields MPADWQQGQQLQQASRAHAAERHGLWQQTGAQEQKLGQAHAALARAQEELAQTRVELAQEQEKGTRSQKELQETRTVLQETQVDLERAQEQARNLQQQLDKTARALASSRPCQVTDCCPENWVLHHGKCLFLSKEEQFWEQSKQRCEHESSQLLILLDQDRDQTKMPSFLTNTDVSYWIGLQKSRGRWMWINKTPYPNGWKLKGNGNYGVIRRGSIESSYNHKHHWVCEKPASRPQEGTEAVLAV from the exons ATGCCCgcagactggcagcaggggcagcagctgcagcaggcatccCGCGCCCACGCGGCCGAGCGCCACGGCCTGTGGCAGCAGACGGGTGCCCAGGAGcagaagctggggcaggcgcATGCGGCGCTGGCACGGGCCCAGGAGGAGCTGGCACAAACCCGAGTGGAGCTGGCacaggagcaggagaaggggacccgtagccagaaggagctgcaggagaccAGGACGGTGCTGCAGGAGACCCAGGTGGACCTGGAGCGGGCGCAGGAGCAGGCCAgaaacctgcagcagcagctggataaGACTGCGAGAGCCCTGGCCAGTTCCCGGCCCTGCCAGGTCACAG ACTGCTGCCCGGAGAACTGGGTGCTGCACCATGGGAAGTGCCTGTTCCTCTCCAAAGAGGAGCAATTCTGGGAGCAAAGCAAACAGAGATGTGAACATGAATCCTCCCAGCTCCTCATCCTCCTGGACCAGGACCGAGACCAGACAAAGATGCCG AGCTTCTTAACCAACACAGATGTCTCGTACTGGATTGGGCTCCAGAAGAGCAGGGGCCGGTGGATGTGGATCAATAAGACTCCGTACCCAAA CGGTTGGAAACTTAAAGGAAATGGTAATTATGGAGTAATTAGAAGGGGCAGTATAGAAAGCTCATACAATCACAAGCACCACTGGGTATGTGAGAAGCCGGCTAGCCGCCCACAGGAAGGCACAGAGGCTGTCCTTGCGGTGTGA
- the LOC109283742 gene encoding B-cell differentiation antigen CD72-like: MGESVTYADLQFSKAPPGWSAPPRTQGAAPSAPHEADSTYENLHLGPLGAGPAGSGAQQHRAEGHWQGSGCCRCWSWSHGPLSFVEPRWSARPLPLGLLAACLALLVTTIALGVCCE; this comes from the exons ATGGGTGAGAGTGTGACATACGCCGACCTGCAGTTCTCCAAGGCCCCCCCGGGATGGAGCGCACCCCCCCGCACGCAGGGGGCAG CACCTTCAGCCCCACATGAGGCCGACAGCACCTACGAGAACCTGCATCTGGGCCCTTTGGGCGCGGGGCCAGCTGGGAGCggggcccagcagcacagag CAgaaggacactggcagggctctgggtgctgcaggtgctggagctggtccCACGGCCCCTTGTCTTTTGTGGAGCCCCGATGGAGCGcgcggcccctgcccctgggcctgctggcagcctgcctggccctgctggtcacCACCATCGCCCTGGGGGTCTGCTGTGAGTAG